The following DNA comes from Kluyveromyces lactis strain NRRL Y-1140 chromosome E complete sequence.
TCGTAATGGTTGTGCTGAATGGATCGACTGGTTTTCTCGCTACTTTCATCACCAATGCTGTCCGAAAGCACAGTTCCAAGTCCTTTACCCCAACTCTGTATTCTGTTACGAAAACCACTCATTACTGTTCATTGAGTCTGATAATGGGCGGTGTATATCACCAATTCGTTACTTCAGGTATTCGAGATGATTTGCTTACAAGAACAGAATGTGTGTTAAGGTTCCCTAAGAttaatttttgaatctCATCATAAAAAGTGCACGTATTGAACAGTCACGTGCAGTAGTGTAAGCGATATGTTTACAACAGCTCCACGGCAAGCAGAACATTCACGTCGTATATGACTGGAACGGTATGGTATAATTTAGGTATATCTATATGTTTGATAATGCAATATGAGTGATAAACTGTAAAAATGTATAAATATTTGTTAATGAATACTCCAGAACATGTTTATTCTTGCTTCCTTTTTTCATTGACATTTGCAGCAAGCACATGCTTATTAGTATGAAATTCTGTATCCGTAGCTTCCTTCTTCATTGTTTTGGCACATTCCAGCATAGTGTGGGCTTGCTGGgcaatttgttgaagatgagaaaTGACGACATCATTTCCAGCAGCAAACCCATAGATCGAATATTTGATGCCAACTTTATCACAGAATTTTATCACTAGTGATTGTGCGTCTCTCAAATTATGTCTTGGTAGCCTTGGGAAAAGGTGATGAATTACCTGGAATTGCAAACCACcatggaagaaatcaagCCATCTAGGGCAATCTACATCCATTGATGTTCTCAACTGTCTCATGGGGAAGCTTTCAGTGACTCCAAGGTCAGATGTAGACATCGCAAAATGTGATAATGTTATTTGGACGTGCACAATCATGGTAGCGATGTGTGATATCATAACATATTTGAAACGTTCTGCATTTGTCGGCATTTGTTTGTAAATGATTAGATAAAAGAACcaataattgaaaaaggaaagCCCAGCCAGTTCGTAATATCTGAACCAAGCAGCTTTTCCCCTTCTGGGACCTTGACCCAAGAGAACATGCATCCAACTCAACCGATAAAGGTTGAATCTACCAAAGCAAAGAATTGGGTAGTAAAGATAGTGTTGAATTGGGACGACTTTTTGGGCAAATTTAtcaaaccaaagaaacttGTCGTAATAGGTAGAATAAACATTGTGGAATAAACGTGTGCTGACCGCAAAGAATGGCAAATGCTGGATATCTGGGTCGTGTACTGGGTCATTAGTCACTAAATGATGCACGTTATGGTTTCTCTTCCACCAACCCAACGACAATCCTCCGATCCATGAAGCAACAGTCATGCCTATGATATTATCGACCTGATAGTTATGTGTGATTGAAATATGGCCGGCATCATGAGCAATGAAAACAAGTTGTTGCCATGCGAATCCCAAGCAAATGGCAGATATAGCAAACCATTTCAACGACAACAAGTAGAATGAGATTCCAAAGAGAGTACCAATTCGCAGgaactctttcaaatagCGCACATAGTTGCATTGGTACAAACCAGCAGCAGTAATTTCTCCATGCAATTTCCTGTACTCTGATGCGATCCATTCCTGGTTCTTAACGTCTAACGATGGGAAATTCGTCAAATCTTCGTAAACACGTTCGTTATCGTAGTTTTCTGACACAATTGCTGGATCCACcacaattttcttctcatatgcttctttcaaatcaagaGATGGTACAACGCCTTGAGGTATTTTCGGATAAATCTTCACCTCAGCTTCACTTGCCAGCCTATCATTTTTAGGTATCTTAGTGTATTGATTGGATTCATCGACAGATCTCCACTTCGATGTGAGATTGATGTCATAATCACCGATGTCGTCCCTCTCATCAATCTTCGAAAACCTACCACCTTGAATCGGAGGCAGCATATTCTCCCATGGATAATCAATGCGGCCAATTTTCCATATCTTAAATTTTGTTATGGTCTGATCGTCATGGTATGCATTCATCTCATCGGTCGCATCGCGACCGATCATATGATAAATAGATTTGTCACCGCCAGGGTGAAACTTGATCCATTTATCCAGGTTCAGGACCGAATCTTCATATATTACAATCGTCTGGCCCTTA
Coding sequences within:
- a CDS encoding fatty acid desaturase (conserved hypothetical protein), with protein sequence MSRVLSRRDIADRIAKGQTIVIYEDSVLNLDKWIKFHPGGDKSIYHMIGRDATDEMNAYHDDQTITKFKIWKIGRIDYPWENMLPPIQGGRFSKIDERDDIGDYDINLTSKWRSVDESNQYTKIPKNDRLASEAEVKIYPKIPQGVVPSLDLKEAYEKKIVVDPAIVSENYDNERVYEDLTNFPSLDVKNQEWIASEYRKLHGEITAAGLYQCNYVRYLKEFLRIGTLFGISFYLLSLKWFAISAICLGFAWQQLVFIAHDAGHISITHNYQVDNIIGMTVASWIGGLSLGWWKRNHNVHHLVTNDPVHDPDIQHLPFFAVSTRLFHNVYSTYYDKFLWFDKFAQKVVPIQHYLYYPILCFGRFNLYRLSWMHVLLGQGPRRGKAAWFRYYELAGLSFFNYWFFYLIIYKQMPTNAERFKYVMISHIATMIVHVQITLSHFAMSTSDLGVTESFPMRQLRTSMDVDCPRWLDFFHGGLQFQVIHHLFPRLPRHNLRDAQSLVIKFCDKVGIKYSIYGFAAGNDVVISHLQQIAQQAHTMLECAKTMKKEATDTEFHTNKHVLAANVNEKRKQE